The Flavobacteriales bacterium region TACAATAAGCTGCCGTGGGTTTTCCTGCTATGTACCAAAACTCATAAGAGCACATTCCTCCAGGATAACCCCCTGATAATCTAGCATTTTCAAAAGTATTTTGAGTAAGATTATCTAGTAACTCTTGGAAGTAATCATACTGTATGTTTTTGTCATAATATTCAGCAATGACCTCTAAATTTTCTGCAATTTCCTGATCAGAAAGTGATGGAAAATCTAGCTTTATTCTATCGATATCTTCATCACTCATTTCATAGACATCTGGATAATTTGGTATTATTTCCTCTTCTATTTGAGCTAATGTCTCTAGACTCGGATAATCAATATCGTCAAGCGTAGCGTTGCTTCTAGCTGTCGATTTATAACGGTTTAAATATAACTCTTGGTAATCTTCAATTGTATAATTTAATGCTTCTAAGTCATTTTTATGGTTAACCTCTAAGCCTTTAAATTTCTTTACCACATCATCTTTTGTTGGTGTCGGTAAAAATTCTTTTTTGCAACTAGTAGTGAATAAAATTAAAACAAAAAGAGTTAATTTACTAAAATTAATGATTTTTTTCATTTCTTCTAAGGAATTAAATTCGTGCTTACTTCGGAAGTTTTACGTTGCTGTTCAGCTTATTCCAACAGCTTCAGAAATAAGAAGTGAAAAGGGAAAGTATATGCAAAGACAACGCAAAATTACACCATTTATTACTCTCGGCCAACAACAGTAGTTTGCTTTTCTAGAACAGAAGAATATTGAGGGTGCGTTGCCTCTAGCCAGACGATATATAATCCCGCTTTGGCAACTTCATTTCTATCCGTTGTGCCGTCCCAAAAAAAGATGTCACTTGTGCCAAAAAGTGCATTATTTACTAGAGTTTTAATAAGAAATCCTTGGGGGTTAAAAATAAGTATCCGCCCTCGATAGCCACTAGTATTGAATTGTAATTGAATACTCAGCAAGTCATTCACCCCATCATTGTTAGGGCTTATAATAGCTGGGCTTAGAGTCATTATCTCTTGAGGTGTTAGCAATAGTTGGGCTTGGGAATTAACTAGTGTAGGGGTTGAAAAGCCGTCCTGTTCGGCAGCCGAATGCCAATTGTTAATACTATTTATTTCAGTACTAATACGCTCTAAAGATACCCCTTCAACGTCCGTTAATAAATCAAAATGCATTCCTTCATCGTAATGAAACTCATCGATAATGGTACTATCTAAACTCAATACAACCGCCCCCATATCGTTATTGTAAGAGGGCATAGATTCTAATTCTATGATTCTGTATTCTAAAGCTAGGGGGTGGTAATGTAATAGCGTTTCTTTAGATAGACACAAGACTAATATTTCTTGAGGTTTTAAAAAGTTGTATGAGTCCGTAATGCTTTTAAAATTGGCTGGAGCATTGGCATAATAGTTGCCCAATTGTAAGTTTTTAAGGCATAAGGTCTTGTCGCTACGGTTAATTATTTCTACAAAATCGTTATCCCCATCAATGGGATTGAACAAGACTTCATTTATGACTATATCGTTGGCTTGGGGATACAAAAATGTATCTACAAAAGAATAACCTTCTACCCTCAAATTGTCAAAGTAAAATTTGTCTGAACGTGTTTTTGTATAAACGCATTCAATTCCAAACTGCTGACTTGTCAAATAGCTATCATCAAAACATTGACCTTGAAATAAAAAATCATTATCGGATATTCGCTTAATGCTTAATTGCCATAGTCCTAAACTGTCTCTTTCAACCAATAAACTCAGTGCTACGCTATCTAAATCTAATAAGTCGTCCGAACCGTCTATTAATTTTATGCTTTGACTGTCTTGACGTTTATATAGATTTACCTCATCATTTGCGCCCCCTAACTTTATAAAGTAACCATTAGCCACAGAGTCTGAAGACAAATGAATCTGAGTATAGTTAGTAGAAGAGGGGTTAAAGTCCATGGTCACGTCTATTTGCCAAAGTCCATTAATTAAAGCCTTAGAGTTACGCCAAATAATGGCTTTATCTGTAAGTGCTTGTGCCGAAAGGTGCAATTGCCCTAAACTATCTATTTCAAACTTGTAAGTGTCACCTGTCCAATTGTCTAAGTTTTG contains the following coding sequences:
- a CDS encoding lamin tail domain-containing protein; its protein translation is MKKYLLITFCPFYLFAQLNDDFQNLDNWTGDTYKFEIDSLGQLHLSAQALTDKAIIWRNSKALINGLWQIDVTMDFNPSSTNYTQIHLSSDSVANGYFIKLGGANDEVNLYKRQDSQSIKLIDGSDDLLDLDSVALSLLVERDSLGLWQLSIKRISDNDFLFQGQCFDDSYLTSQQFGIECVYTKTRSDKFYFDNLRVEGYSFVDTFLYPQANDIVINEVLFNPIDGDNDFVEIINRSDKTLCLKNLQLGNYYANAPANFKSITDSYNFLKPQEILVLCLSKETLLHYHPLALEYRIIELESMPSYNNDMGAVVLSLDSTIIDEFHYDEGMHFDLLTDVEGVSLERISTEINSINNWHSAAEQDGFSTPTLVNSQAQLLLTPQEIMTLSPAIISPNNDGVNDLLSIQLQFNTSGYRGRILIFNPQGFLIKTLVNNALFGTSDIFFWDGTTDRNEVAKAGLYIVWLEATHPQYSSVLEKQTTVVGRE